The Synchiropus splendidus isolate RoL2022-P1 chromosome 1, RoL_Sspl_1.0, whole genome shotgun sequence genome includes a window with the following:
- the ptpa gene encoding serine/threonine-protein phosphatase 2A activator codes for MAEAEQQSGSSPEDEAPQVASDATFMIPKKEISMVPDMGKWKRSQAYADYIGFILTLNEAVKGKKLSCEYQVSESVEKLLDLLGTLDRWIDETPPVDQPSRFGNKAFRTWFAKLDQEAEALVSLVLPADKQAAAPEIAVYLKESVGNPTRIDYGTGHEAAFAAFLCCLCKVGALLVEDQLAIVFTVFKRYLSVMRKLQKTYRMEPAGSQGVWGLDDFQFLPFIWGSSQFLDHPTLEPRHFVDERVVNEHHQDYMFLECIKFINEMKTGPFGEHSNQLWNISAVPSWSKVNQGLIRMYKAECLEKFPVIQHFKFGSLLSIHPVNP; via the exons ATGGCGGAAGCAGAGCAGCAGTCAG GATCTTCTCCTGAAGATGAAGCACCCCAGGTTGCATCCGATGCAACCTTCATGATACCCAAGAAAGAAATCAGCATGGTGCCTGATATGGGCAAGTGGAAACGTTCTCAA gcataTGCTGACTACATAGGTTTCATTCTGACACTCAATGAAGCGGTCAAGGGCAAGAAACTATCATGTGAATATCAAGTTTCTGAG TCAGTAGAAAAGTTACTTGATCTTTTGGGAACCCTGGATCGATGGATAGATGAAACACCTCCTGTTGACCAGCCCTCCCGTTTTGGAAATAAAGCCTTTAGAACGTGGTTTGCCAAACTAGACCAG GAAGCAGAGGCATTGGTGTCTTTAGTACTTCCTGCTGATAAACAAGCAGCTGCCCCAGAAATTGCAGTCTATCTGAAAGAGTCAGTGGGAAATCCAACCAGGATAGACTATGGTACAG gCCACGAGGCAGCTTTTGCAGCCTTTCTCTGTTGTCTTTGTAAAGTTGGGGCTCTGTTGGTTGAGGATCAGCTGGCTATTGTTTTTACGGTTTTTAAAAG GTATCTCTCTGTGATGCGAAAGCTCCAGAAAACGTACAGAATGGAACCAGCTGGCAGTCAGGGTGTGTGGGGACTGGACGACTTTCAGTTTCTTCCTTTCATTTGGGGCAGCTCCCAATTTTTAG ATCATCCGACTCTGGAACCTCGGCACTTTGTGGATGAGAGGGTTGTCAACGAGCATCACCAGGACTACATGTTTTTAGAGTGCATCAAGTTCATAAATGAG ATGAAGACTGGCCCATTCGGTGAACACTCCAACCAGCTGTGGAACATCAGTGCTGTTCCCTCTTGGTCCAAAGTCAACCAGGGTCTGATCAGAATGTACAAAGCTGAG TGTCTGGAGAAATTTCCTGTGATCCAGCACTTCAAATTTGGGAGCCTGCTGTCCATCCACCCAGTTAATCCTTGA
- the ier5l gene encoding LOW QUALITY PROTEIN: immediate early response gene 5-like protein (The sequence of the model RefSeq protein was modified relative to this genomic sequence to represent the inferred CDS: inserted 3 bases in 2 codons), with translation MINTMECAVDAQSLISISLMKIHNSRTQRGGIKLHKNLLVSYVLRNARQVYIKQKYAEIYRMQQYEEVMTVCNEIQELNPLDLDAEEADSEEQXAGGGGDSLRLCVPEKRADSELPPGLLFSGGRLXKDQEASYYRSCCMEPPVLPQCDQYPAATASSNTHCNQTTVLDLDTHVVTTVENGYLHQDCGCDALQCGQGAQSPAKKRKVDFGCCVCDVEELSDCSLTRKRAKREECSYSCPDYTDTSNISNLISIFGSGFSGLLSRQADLEQICSKQALASLGAWTRAIVAF, from the exons ATGATCAACACCATGGAGTGCGCAGTGGACGCGCAGAGCCTCATCTCCATCTCTTTGATGAAGATCCACAACTCCAGGACGCAGCGAGGAGGCATCAAGCTGCACAAGAACCTGCTGGTCTCCTACGTGCTGAGGAACGCCAGGCAGGTCTACATCAAGCAGAAGTACGCCGAGATCTACCGGATGCAGCAGTACGAGGAGGTGATGACCGTCTGCAACGAGATCCAGGAGCTGAACCCGCTGGATCTGGACGCGGAAGAGGCGGACAGCGAGGAGC ACGCGGGCGGAGGAGGCGACTCTCTTCGGCTCTGCGTGCCAGAGAAGCGGGCGGACAGCGAGCTCCCTCCCGGACTGCTCTTCTCTGGAGGACGGCT TAAGGACCAGGAAGCGTCCTACTACCGGAGCTGCTGCATGGAGCCTCCTGTCCTGCCACAGTGTGACCAGTATCCCGCCGCCACCGCCAGCAGCAACACGCACTGCAACCAGACCACGGTGCTGGACTTGGACACGCATGTGGTGACCACGGTGGAGAACGGCTACCTCCACCAGGACTGCGGCTGCGACGCGCTCCAGTGCGGCCAGGGCGCGCAGTCGCCGGCCAAGAAGCGGAAGGTTGACTTCGGCTGCTGCGTGTGCGACGTGGAGGAGCTTTCGGACTGTTCTCTGACTCGCAAACGGGCGAAGCGAGAGGAGTGTTCCTACTCGTGCCCGGACTACACGGACACTTCCAACATCTCCAACCTCATCTCCATCTTCGGCTCGGGGTTTTCGGGGCTGCTGAGCCGACAGGCGGACCTGGAGCAGATCTGTAGCAAACAGGCGCTGGCCAGTCTGGGAGCGTGGACCCGGGCCATAGTGGCTTTTTGA